From Thiohalorhabdus denitrificans, the proteins below share one genomic window:
- a CDS encoding peroxiredoxin codes for MNPFKAPHTSRSHPPAEGEAAPDFRLPDQDGQPRSLQEFRGRWVVLYFYPRDNTPGCTREACSLRDAGDPLQELGAQILGVSMDPPERHAAFAGRHGLSFPLLADRDGEVSATYGALFALGPIRFPKRRTFLIDPEGRVARIYNRVKPTGHGGELVSALRELQARRA; via the coding sequence ATGAACCCGTTCAAGGCCCCTCATACTTCCCGCTCCCACCCGCCCGCCGAAGGGGAAGCCGCGCCCGACTTCCGGCTCCCGGACCAGGACGGCCAGCCCCGGAGCCTTCAGGAATTTCGGGGCCGCTGGGTAGTGCTGTACTTCTATCCCCGGGACAACACCCCGGGCTGCACCCGGGAAGCCTGCAGCCTGAGGGATGCTGGGGACCCGCTGCAGGAGCTGGGGGCACAAATTCTGGGGGTGAGCATGGATCCTCCGGAACGCCACGCGGCCTTCGCCGGTCGGCATGGCCTGTCCTTCCCCCTTCTCGCCGACCGGGATGGAGAGGTGTCCGCGACCTACGGTGCCCTGTTCGCCCTCGGCCCCATACGTTTCCCCAAGCGCCGAACCTTTCTCATCGATCCGGAGGGGCGGGTTGCCCGGATCTATAACCGGGTAAAGCCCACGGGCCACGGCGGGGAACTGGTGTCGGCCCTGCGGGAATTGCAGGCCCGTCGAGCCTGA
- a CDS encoding site-2 protease family protein, with translation MELTLIQKIVIWAPPVLLAITLHEVAHGWVARLFGDDTAYVMGRLTLNPLRHVDPIGTVALPAFLVLLGSPFIFGWAKPVPVAFGNLRNPKQDMVYVALAGPMANLGMALVWTVVTAVGLAMLPDMAYLGEPLMLMGAAGILINTVLMILNLVPIPPLDGGRVAAGLLPHPASNWVSYLEPFGLPILLVLLFTGTLGLVIGGPIFYVSDSLMGLAGMDLRTLLQFLS, from the coding sequence ATGGAATTGACCCTGATTCAGAAGATCGTCATCTGGGCGCCGCCGGTGCTGCTCGCCATCACCCTGCACGAGGTGGCCCACGGGTGGGTCGCGCGGTTGTTCGGGGACGATACGGCCTACGTCATGGGCCGCCTCACGCTCAATCCGCTCCGGCACGTGGACCCCATCGGCACCGTAGCCCTGCCGGCGTTCCTCGTGCTCCTGGGCTCGCCGTTCATCTTCGGCTGGGCCAAGCCGGTGCCGGTGGCCTTCGGCAACCTGCGCAACCCCAAGCAGGACATGGTCTATGTGGCCCTCGCGGGTCCCATGGCCAATCTGGGCATGGCCCTGGTGTGGACCGTGGTGACGGCGGTAGGGCTGGCCATGCTGCCGGACATGGCCTACCTCGGGGAGCCCCTCATGCTCATGGGCGCGGCGGGCATCCTGATCAATACCGTGCTCATGATCCTGAACCTGGTGCCCATCCCGCCCCTGGACGGCGGGCGGGTGGCGGCGGGCCTGCTGCCCCATCCGGCGAGCAACTGGGTCTCCTACCTGGAGCCCTTCGGCCTGCCCATCCTGCTGGTGCTGCTGTTCACCGGCACCCTGGGCCTGGTCATCGGCGGGCCCATCTTCTACGTTTCCGATTCCCTCATGGGCCTCGCGGGCATGGACCTGCGGACCCTGCTGCAATTCCTTTCATAA
- a CDS encoding YeeE/YedE family protein, whose product MDLTLTQEILLWGFLVAVVMGAVANKTNFCTMGAVSDWVNIQDTGRMRSWIFAMAVAMAGVMLMGVTGVMDPAITAIGSGQADPFTGLSTFPPYRNGNFVWLGHLVGGLLFGIGMTLGSGCGNKTLVRIGGGNFKSVVVLVFIALGAYLMMFHAPTQRILQVPMSSVAVDLQGLGATDQSLGGILGPILGASASTMNYVLGTILVIALLAFAFKSQDFRGRFNNILGGGVIGLGVVAAWYVTAGPKGQEWMGELAMASDKPVQHASAQSYTFISPAGDLARWVTEGFGSSLLSFGLMALAGVIVGSLLWSLVSRTFRFEWFASWKDAGSHIIGGLLMGIGGVMGMGCTIGQGVTGVSTLALGSFLTFAAIVVGAALTMKIQFYKMVYEDEATFGKALIAGLADMKLLPNGMRSLEQV is encoded by the coding sequence ATGGATCTCACCCTAACCCAAGAAATCCTCCTCTGGGGGTTCCTGGTGGCCGTAGTGATGGGCGCGGTCGCCAACAAGACCAACTTCTGCACCATGGGTGCGGTGTCGGACTGGGTAAACATCCAGGACACCGGCCGCATGCGCTCCTGGATCTTCGCCATGGCCGTCGCCATGGCCGGCGTCATGCTGATGGGCGTAACCGGGGTCATGGACCCCGCCATTACGGCGATCGGCTCCGGGCAGGCCGACCCGTTCACCGGCCTGAGCACCTTCCCGCCGTACCGGAACGGCAACTTCGTCTGGCTGGGCCACCTCGTGGGCGGCCTGCTGTTCGGCATCGGCATGACCCTGGGCAGCGGCTGCGGCAACAAGACGCTGGTCCGCATCGGCGGGGGTAACTTCAAGTCGGTGGTGGTGCTGGTGTTCATCGCCCTGGGCGCCTACCTGATGATGTTCCACGCCCCCACCCAGCGGATCCTGCAGGTGCCGATGAGCTCCGTGGCCGTGGACCTGCAAGGCCTCGGCGCCACCGACCAGTCCCTGGGCGGCATCCTCGGTCCCATCCTGGGCGCCTCCGCGAGCACCATGAATTACGTGCTGGGTACCATCCTGGTCATCGCCCTCCTGGCCTTCGCCTTCAAATCCCAGGATTTCCGCGGTCGCTTCAACAACATCCTGGGCGGTGGGGTGATTGGCCTGGGCGTCGTGGCCGCCTGGTACGTGACCGCCGGCCCCAAGGGCCAGGAGTGGATGGGCGAGCTGGCCATGGCCTCCGACAAGCCCGTGCAGCACGCCTCGGCCCAGTCCTACACCTTCATCTCCCCCGCGGGGGACTTGGCCCGCTGGGTGACCGAAGGCTTCGGCTCGAGCCTCCTGAGCTTCGGCCTCATGGCCCTGGCCGGCGTGATCGTGGGCTCGCTGCTGTGGTCCCTGGTGAGCCGCACCTTCCGCTTCGAGTGGTTCGCCTCCTGGAAGGACGCCGGCAGCCACATCATTGGCGGCCTGCTGATGGGCATCGGCGGCGTGATGGGCATGGGCTGCACTATCGGGCAGGGCGTGACGGGCGTTTCCACCCTGGCCCTGGGCAGCTTCCTGACCTTCGCCGCCATCGTGGTGGGCGCCGCCCTGACCATGAAGATCCAGTTCTACAAGATGGTCTACGAAGACGAGGCCACCTTCGGCAAGGCCCTGATCGCCGGCCTCGCCGACATGAAGCTGCTGCCCAACGGCATGCGCTCCCTGGAGCAGGTGTGA
- a CDS encoding tryptophan--tRNA ligase, producing MTTTSPEQPQGKRILSGMRPTGRLHLGHYHGVLKNWLQLQRDNDCFFFVADWHALTTTYEDPRGIPEATREMLVDWLAVGIDPEQAVLFVQSAVKQHAELHLLLSMITPLPWLERVPTFRDQQEQLADRNLATYGFLGYPLLQSADILIYKADGVPVGEDQLSHLDLTRQVARHFNWLYGREADHDEKVEAAIKKMAKKAAGQFRKLRAAWRESGDAEALEQGKALLAEQQNLGRDDRERLLGELEGRGREILPEPAALLTPDAKFPGLDGRKMSKSYGNTIGLREAPEQVTEKIRTMPTDPARVRRTDPGTPEKCPVWELHQVYSDAETKAWAHEGCTTAGIGCIDCKGPVIEAVLAEQAPIRERAEQLASDPDRVWELVAEGNRQAAGIAEETLTEVRGVLGLGR from the coding sequence ATGACCACGACATCCCCGGAACAGCCTCAAGGCAAGCGGATCCTATCGGGCATGCGGCCCACCGGCCGGCTCCACCTGGGCCACTACCACGGCGTCCTCAAGAATTGGCTGCAGCTGCAGAGGGACAACGACTGCTTCTTCTTCGTTGCCGACTGGCACGCCCTGACCACCACCTACGAGGATCCCCGCGGCATCCCCGAGGCCACCCGGGAGATGCTGGTGGACTGGCTGGCGGTGGGCATCGACCCGGAGCAGGCGGTGCTGTTCGTCCAGTCGGCGGTGAAGCAGCACGCGGAGCTGCACCTCCTGCTGTCCATGATCACCCCCCTGCCCTGGCTGGAACGGGTGCCGACCTTCCGTGACCAGCAGGAGCAACTGGCCGACCGCAACCTGGCCACATACGGCTTCCTGGGCTATCCCCTGCTGCAGAGCGCCGACATCCTCATCTACAAGGCCGACGGGGTTCCGGTGGGCGAGGATCAGCTCTCCCACCTGGACCTGACCCGGCAGGTAGCCCGGCATTTCAACTGGCTGTACGGCCGCGAGGCAGACCACGACGAAAAGGTGGAGGCCGCCATTAAAAAGATGGCCAAGAAGGCCGCCGGCCAATTCAGGAAGCTGCGCGCGGCGTGGCGGGAATCCGGCGACGCCGAGGCCCTGGAGCAGGGCAAGGCCCTGCTCGCGGAACAGCAGAACCTGGGCCGCGATGACCGGGAGCGCCTGCTGGGCGAGCTGGAAGGGCGCGGCCGGGAGATCCTCCCCGAACCGGCGGCCCTGCTCACCCCCGACGCCAAGTTCCCCGGCCTCGACGGCCGCAAGATGTCCAAGTCCTACGGCAACACCATCGGCCTGCGGGAGGCCCCCGAGCAGGTCACGGAGAAGATCCGCACCATGCCAACCGACCCCGCGCGGGTCCGCCGCACCGACCCTGGAACGCCGGAGAAGTGCCCGGTGTGGGAGCTCCATCAGGTCTACTCCGACGCGGAGACGAAGGCCTGGGCCCACGAGGGCTGCACCACCGCGGGCATCGGCTGCATCGACTGCAAGGGGCCGGTGATCGAGGCGGTGCTGGCCGAGCAGGCCCCCATCCGCGAGCGTGCCGAGCAGCTCGCCTCCGATCCCGACCGGGTCTGGGAGCTAGTGGCGGAGGGCAATCGCCAGGCCGCGGGCATCGCCGAGGAGACCCTCACCGAGGTGCGGGGCGTCCTGGGGCTGGGCCGCTGA
- a CDS encoding pseudouridine synthase, translated as MSERVQKVLARAGWASRREADAWVAGGRVTINGRMAQPGDRVAPGDEVALDGKPLVQGQADPETRVLAYHKPLGEVCTRSDPQGRPTIFDHLPEPATGRWLQVGRLDVNSSGLLLLTTDGDLANGLMHPSREVEREYRVRVRGVPDQATLGRLASGVELEDGPARFRRAELLPVRGRHADLLVVLTEGRKREVRRLLEAVGHPVSRLLRTRYGPVSLPRDLKPGQYRELGAEAVAALKDLSRRPNRSPGSEDD; from the coding sequence ATGAGTGAGCGGGTGCAGAAGGTGCTGGCCCGCGCCGGATGGGCCAGCCGCCGGGAGGCCGACGCCTGGGTGGCCGGCGGTCGGGTAACCATCAACGGCCGCATGGCCCAACCCGGAGACCGCGTAGCGCCCGGGGACGAGGTGGCCCTGGACGGCAAACCCCTGGTGCAGGGCCAAGCCGACCCGGAAACCCGGGTGCTGGCCTACCACAAGCCGCTGGGGGAGGTCTGCACCCGCTCCGACCCCCAGGGCCGCCCCACGATCTTTGACCACCTGCCCGAGCCTGCAACCGGGCGCTGGCTCCAGGTGGGCCGTCTGGACGTGAACTCCTCCGGCCTGCTGCTGCTCACCACGGACGGGGACCTGGCCAACGGGCTCATGCACCCCTCCCGCGAGGTGGAGCGGGAGTACCGGGTTCGGGTGCGCGGCGTTCCGGACCAGGCAACCCTAGGGCGGCTCGCCTCCGGGGTGGAGCTGGAGGACGGGCCGGCCCGCTTCCGCCGGGCCGAGCTCCTGCCCGTCCGGGGCCGCCATGCCGATCTGCTGGTGGTGCTCACCGAGGGCCGCAAGCGGGAGGTACGGCGGCTGCTTGAGGCCGTGGGCCACCCGGTGAGCCGGCTTCTGCGCACCCGCTACGGCCCCGTTTCCCTCCCCCGCGACCTGAAGCCCGGGCAGTACCGGGAGCTGGGGGCCGAGGCAGTGGCCGCCCTCAAGGACCTGTCCAGAAGACCCAACCGATCTCCGGGAAGCGAGGATGACTGA
- a CDS encoding endonuclease III domain-containing protein gives MTEPDSEVRPGLRLSFAGVYEALLEAFGPQHWWPADTPFEVAVGAVLTQNTAWTNVERAIANLKDADCLTPGALLEVPHERLAGLIRPAGYFNVKAGRLRALCEFLVRECPDGDIRHLAPRPTPAVRSDLLRVKGVGEETADSILLYALDHPVFVVDAYTVRIFERLGLLEPGLSYGDVQERFHAALPSERALFNEYHALVVALGKDYCKPRPRCGTCPLRGDCPASGTPD, from the coding sequence ATGACTGAGCCGGATTCCGAAGTTCGTCCCGGCCTGCGGCTTTCCTTCGCCGGGGTCTACGAGGCCCTGCTGGAGGCCTTCGGTCCCCAGCACTGGTGGCCGGCCGACACCCCCTTCGAGGTGGCTGTGGGCGCTGTTCTCACCCAGAACACCGCCTGGACCAATGTGGAACGCGCCATTGCCAACCTCAAGGACGCGGATTGCCTGACCCCAGGGGCGCTCCTGGAGGTCCCCCATGAGCGGCTGGCCGGCCTCATCCGCCCTGCCGGCTACTTCAACGTCAAGGCGGGACGCCTGCGGGCCCTCTGCGAATTCCTCGTTCGGGAATGCCCGGACGGGGATATCCGGCACCTCGCCCCGCGCCCCACCCCTGCCGTCCGCAGCGACCTCCTGCGGGTCAAGGGAGTCGGGGAGGAGACCGCCGATTCCATTCTGCTCTACGCCCTGGACCACCCTGTCTTTGTGGTGGATGCCTACACCGTACGCATCTTCGAGCGGTTGGGCCTGCTGGAGCCGGGCCTCTCCTACGGAGACGTTCAGGAGCGCTTCCACGCCGCCCTCCCCTCCGAGCGCGCCCTGTTCAACGAATACCACGCCCTGGTGGTTGCCCTGGGCAAGGACTACTGCAAGCCCCGTCCCCGCTGCGGTACCTGCCCCCTGCGGGGGGACTGTCCCGCTTCCGGAACCCCCGATTGA
- the scpB gene encoding SMC-Scp complex subunit ScpB, with the protein MTEETDKLRRIIEAALFAAQEALSVAQLQRLFDDEAAPGRASLEGVLAELQEEYADRGVRLVDTGGGYQFQTHPDTNPWVHRLHQSRPPRFSRAVLETLAIIAYRQPTTRSEVEDIRGVTLSSGVLKTLTDRQWVQVVGRKDVPGRPSLYGTTKQFLSYFGLNSLDELPPLKEVEEADLASLAAHLDSAAGAESEAPEEDPEPSGPEDGDE; encoded by the coding sequence ATGACCGAGGAAACCGACAAGCTGCGCCGGATCATCGAGGCCGCCCTGTTCGCCGCCCAGGAGGCGCTGTCGGTGGCCCAGTTGCAGCGCCTCTTCGACGACGAAGCGGCGCCGGGCCGCGCGTCCCTCGAGGGCGTCCTCGCCGAGCTGCAGGAAGAGTACGCCGATCGCGGCGTGCGCCTGGTGGATACGGGCGGCGGCTACCAGTTCCAGACCCACCCCGACACCAACCCCTGGGTCCACCGCCTGCACCAGAGCCGGCCGCCGCGCTTCTCCCGGGCGGTGCTGGAGACCCTGGCCATCATCGCCTACCGCCAGCCCACCACCCGCTCGGAGGTCGAGGACATCCGCGGCGTCACCCTCAGCTCGGGGGTGCTCAAGACCCTGACGGACCGTCAATGGGTCCAGGTGGTCGGCCGCAAGGACGTCCCGGGCCGGCCCTCCCTCTACGGCACCACCAAGCAGTTCCTCAGCTACTTCGGCCTGAACAGCCTGGACGAACTGCCGCCCCTAAAGGAGGTCGAGGAAGCGGACCTGGCCTCCCTCGCCGCCCACCTGGACAGCGCTGCCGGCGCGGAGAGCGAGGCCCCGGAGGAGGATCCCGAACCTTCCGGCCCGGAGGATGGGGATGAGTGA
- the egtB gene encoding ergothioneine biosynthesis protein EgtB — MTSIKDAPATDSLADRYRRIRQTTEALCAPLSPEDCLAQSMTEASPVKWHLAHTTWFFETFVLEAHQEGFRPFGEQYRVLFNSYYNGIGEQHPRPQRGLLTRPALEEVYAYRAHVDAAIGALLDSPKREAIAWLVELGLNHEQQHQELILMDLKHLFSCNPMNPVYWNPPSHAGHEAPAITWHHFDEGIRQLGHPGGSFHYDNEGPQHRVFLEPFRIASRPVTCGEFLDFIADGGYRRPELWLEAGWARLRQEGWEAPQYWRRDGDGSWTVFTLDGRRPVDPNEPVCHVSYFEADAFARWAGARLPTEAEWEVAARERPGPAGTFLEDNLLHPASSPGEGRAPVQMLGDVWEWTGSAYLPYPGYRPPEGAVGEYNGKFMVDQMVLRGGCCATPRSHIRETYRNFFPTDARWPFTGFRLARSTS; from the coding sequence ATGACGAGCATAAAAGACGCCCCCGCCACGGACAGCCTCGCCGATCGCTACCGACGGATTCGCCAAACCACCGAGGCCCTCTGTGCCCCGCTCTCCCCCGAGGACTGCCTGGCCCAGTCCATGACCGAGGCCAGCCCGGTCAAGTGGCACCTGGCCCATACCACCTGGTTCTTCGAGACCTTCGTTCTCGAAGCCCATCAAGAGGGATTCCGGCCCTTTGGGGAACAGTACCGGGTGCTCTTCAATTCCTACTACAACGGCATTGGCGAGCAGCATCCCCGCCCGCAGCGGGGGCTCCTGACCCGGCCTGCCCTCGAAGAGGTCTACGCCTACCGCGCCCATGTGGACGCGGCCATCGGTGCCCTGCTGGACTCCCCGAAAAGGGAGGCCATCGCCTGGCTGGTGGAGCTGGGCCTCAACCATGAGCAGCAGCACCAGGAGCTGATCCTCATGGACCTCAAGCACCTGTTCAGCTGCAACCCCATGAACCCGGTCTACTGGAATCCCCCCTCCCACGCTGGGCACGAGGCCCCCGCAATAACCTGGCACCATTTCGACGAGGGAATCCGCCAGCTGGGCCATCCGGGTGGAAGCTTCCACTACGACAACGAAGGACCCCAGCACCGGGTCTTCCTGGAACCCTTCCGGATCGCCTCCCGCCCCGTCACCTGCGGGGAATTTCTGGACTTCATCGCCGACGGCGGCTACCGCCGCCCCGAGCTGTGGCTGGAGGCGGGCTGGGCCCGGCTCCGGCAGGAGGGCTGGGAGGCGCCGCAATACTGGCGCCGGGACGGCGACGGCTCGTGGACCGTCTTCACCCTGGACGGCAGGCGCCCGGTGGACCCCAACGAACCGGTATGCCACGTGAGCTACTTCGAGGCCGACGCGTTCGCCCGGTGGGCGGGGGCCCGCCTCCCCACCGAGGCGGAGTGGGAGGTGGCCGCCCGGGAGCGGCCGGGTCCCGCGGGGACCTTCCTGGAGGACAACCTCCTGCATCCGGCTTCGTCCCCCGGGGAAGGCCGGGCCCCGGTCCAGATGCTCGGCGACGTCTGGGAATGGACGGGAAGCGCCTATCTCCCCTACCCCGGTTACCGGCCCCCGGAAGGGGCGGTGGGGGAATACAACGGCAAGTTCATGGTCGACCAAATGGTCCTGCGCGGCGGCTGCTGCGCCACCCCCCGCTCCCACATCCGGGAGACCTACCGCAACTTCTTCCCCACCGACGCCCGCTGGCCCTTCACCGGCTTCCGCCTCGCCCGCTCAACCTCCTGA
- a CDS encoding SDR family NAD(P)-dependent oxidoreductase has product MAGETGTPSAPALEGRVYLVTGAGAGVGRAVSLAFAAAGATVVLLDKEVSRLEALYDEIEQQGHPQPAIFAVDLAGAQPEDYARLADTIEEELGRLDGVVHAAAILGALTPLEQFSPETWEKVLRVNLTAPFLLTQPLLRLLRQAEDPTVTLVSDEVGGKPRAYWGAYGVSKVGLEGLARMLGEETEQAGVRVNVVEPGAVRTALQEEAYPAVDPAQWRDPADLAPLFLELAAPTETPRRGERVGPDDPLAG; this is encoded by the coding sequence GTGGCAGGGGAGACAGGAACGCCATCCGCGCCGGCCCTGGAGGGTCGGGTTTACCTGGTTACCGGGGCGGGCGCCGGGGTGGGGCGGGCTGTGAGCCTGGCCTTCGCCGCCGCCGGGGCCACCGTGGTCCTGCTGGACAAGGAGGTGTCCCGGCTGGAGGCCCTCTACGACGAGATCGAGCAGCAGGGCCATCCCCAACCGGCCATCTTCGCCGTGGACCTGGCCGGGGCCCAGCCCGAGGACTACGCCCGCCTGGCGGATACCATCGAGGAAGAGCTGGGCCGGCTGGACGGTGTGGTACACGCCGCGGCCATCCTGGGCGCCCTGACCCCGCTGGAGCAGTTCTCCCCCGAAACCTGGGAGAAGGTTCTGCGGGTGAACCTGACCGCGCCCTTCCTGCTCACCCAGCCCCTGCTACGCCTCCTCCGGCAGGCCGAGGATCCCACGGTGACCCTCGTCAGCGATGAGGTGGGTGGGAAGCCCAGGGCCTACTGGGGGGCCTATGGCGTCTCGAAGGTGGGGCTCGAAGGGCTGGCCCGCATGCTGGGAGAGGAGACGGAGCAGGCCGGCGTCCGCGTCAACGTTGTGGAGCCGGGCGCAGTCCGTACCGCCCTGCAGGAGGAGGCCTACCCCGCCGTCGATCCGGCCCAATGGCGGGATCCCGCCGACTTGGCCCCCTTGTTTCTGGAGCTGGCGGCCCCAACCGAGACGCCCCGTCGGGGAGAGCGCGTGGGTCCGGATGATCCCCTAGCCGGGTAA
- a CDS encoding DsrE/DsrF/DrsH-like family protein encodes MEKLLMVMVNTDPRHGSELGAPFFQATVAAAMEFEVEVVMTGGAGELAKKGVAENLVVQEGSDKTVYDFIKDAHEAGVKFMACTPTLDLLGVDKDGLIPEVEEIVGGAYVITQAMDEDTCVMTY; translated from the coding sequence ATGGAAAAGCTGCTGATGGTTATGGTGAACACGGACCCGCGCCACGGGTCCGAGCTGGGTGCGCCGTTCTTCCAGGCCACCGTGGCCGCGGCCATGGAGTTCGAGGTGGAGGTCGTCATGACCGGCGGCGCCGGCGAGCTGGCCAAGAAGGGCGTGGCCGAGAACCTCGTCGTTCAGGAAGGCAGCGACAAGACCGTCTATGACTTCATCAAGGACGCCCACGAGGCCGGCGTGAAGTTCATGGCCTGCACTCCCACCCTGGATCTGCTGGGCGTCGACAAGGACGGCCTGATCCCCGAGGTCGAGGAGATCGTGGGCGGCGCCTACGTCATCACCCAGGCGATGGACGAAGACACCTGCGTGATGACCTACTAA
- a CDS encoding segregation and condensation protein A: MSEAEAVAKVHGEPLVQLPDDLYIPPEALEVFLDSFEGPLDLLLYLIRRHRLDISVISIQAVAHQYMQYVELMRQNRLDLAGEYLVMAATLAEMKSRILLPRPPAAEEDEEEDPRTELIRRLQEYERFKEAAEALDRLPRQERDFFVARAPMDPAAETPQAEASLLDLLEAFQGVLQRVELHKEHEVGPQGLTVRQRMSEVLARLESGTAYRFTELLDGQEGREGLVVTFLALLELAKSRMIELVQVEALHPLYIRVP; this comes from the coding sequence ATGAGCGAAGCCGAGGCCGTCGCCAAGGTCCACGGGGAGCCGCTGGTCCAGCTCCCCGACGACCTCTACATCCCCCCGGAGGCCCTGGAGGTCTTCCTCGATTCCTTCGAGGGCCCCCTGGATCTCCTCCTCTATCTGATCCGGCGGCACCGGCTGGACATCTCCGTCATCTCCATCCAGGCCGTGGCCCACCAGTACATGCAGTATGTGGAGCTCATGCGCCAGAACCGTCTGGACCTGGCGGGCGAGTACCTGGTGATGGCCGCCACCCTGGCCGAGATGAAGTCCCGCATCCTGCTGCCCCGTCCCCCCGCCGCCGAGGAGGACGAGGAGGAGGACCCCCGCACCGAGCTGATCCGCCGCCTGCAGGAATACGAGCGCTTCAAGGAGGCGGCCGAGGCCCTGGACCGCCTGCCCCGCCAGGAGCGCGACTTCTTCGTGGCCCGCGCCCCCATGGACCCCGCGGCGGAGACCCCCCAGGCCGAGGCCTCCCTGCTGGACCTGCTGGAGGCCTTCCAGGGGGTGCTGCAGCGGGTGGAGCTGCACAAGGAGCACGAAGTGGGCCCGCAGGGGCTCACCGTCCGCCAGCGCATGAGCGAGGTGCTGGCCCGGCTGGAGAGCGGCACCGCCTACCGCTTCACCGAGCTCCTGGACGGCCAGGAGGGCCGCGAGGGCCTGGTGGTTACCTTCCTGGCCCTGCTCGAGCTGGCCAAGAGCCGAATGATCGAGCTGGTCCAGGTGGAAGCCCTGCACCCCCTCTATATTCGCGTGCCATGA
- the hpnD gene encoding presqualene diphosphate synthase HpnD: protein MSPHEYCAEKAASSGSSFYYAFKFLAPRKREAIQALYAFCREVDDAVDNVSDPAAATARLAFWRGEVEEVFGGRPQHPVGQALAEASQHFNLEKAYFHEIIDGVEMDLTTQRYESFSDLQLYCYRVASVVGLLSIEIFGYKNRATRRYAHKLGLAFQLTNILRDVGEDAGRGRIYLPQEDLRAHGVAESDILAGRPSEAFSRLMEFEGQRARDFYRQALEELPEEDRYNQLPGLIMAAIYRQTLQEVLNAEQSVLSHEIRLTPLRKFWIAWKTYRRERKRAKRAAKQ from the coding sequence ATGAGCCCCCACGAATATTGCGCCGAGAAGGCCGCCTCAAGCGGCTCCAGCTTTTATTACGCCTTCAAGTTCCTGGCCCCCCGGAAGCGTGAGGCCATCCAGGCCCTGTACGCCTTCTGTCGGGAGGTGGACGACGCGGTGGACAATGTCTCCGATCCCGCCGCGGCCACGGCCCGTCTGGCCTTCTGGCGGGGCGAGGTTGAGGAGGTGTTCGGCGGGCGGCCCCAGCATCCGGTGGGCCAGGCCCTTGCCGAGGCGTCGCAGCACTTCAACCTGGAGAAGGCCTATTTCCACGAGATCATCGACGGGGTGGAGATGGACCTCACCACCCAGCGGTACGAGTCCTTCTCCGACCTCCAGCTCTATTGCTACCGGGTGGCGTCGGTTGTGGGCCTGCTGTCCATCGAGATCTTCGGCTATAAGAATCGGGCGACGCGCCGGTACGCCCACAAGCTTGGGCTTGCCTTCCAGCTCACCAATATCCTGCGGGACGTGGGTGAGGACGCCGGGCGCGGCCGCATCTATCTGCCCCAAGAGGACTTGCGGGCCCATGGGGTGGCGGAGAGCGACATCCTTGCCGGGAGGCCTTCCGAGGCGTTCTCCCGCCTCATGGAATTCGAGGGCCAGAGGGCCCGGGACTTCTACCGCCAGGCCCTGGAGGAGCTCCCGGAGGAGGACCGCTACAACCAGCTGCCCGGGTTGATCATGGCGGCCATCTACCGCCAGACCCTCCAGGAAGTGCTAAACGCCGAGCAGAGCGTACTGAGCCATGAGATCCGGCTGACGCCGCTGCGCAAGTTCTGGATCGCCTGGAAAACCTATCGACGGGAGCGCAAGCGGGCCAAGCGCGCTGCCAAGCAATGA
- a CDS encoding cytochrome b/b6 domain-containing protein translates to MEDTPLYGRRVWDPVLRILHWWIAIAVLIQFALGGVILAEDSLGLSEGGEESLVTIHATVGYIFGAGLLARILWLFLAPGSGSWRDVLPHTAAQWGAVTATARHYLRGFRGTAPFYRAHNPLAGLAYAAFLVVGISQVVTGATMFTSSVELGEAWEEIHEIGFWIILAFVILHLAMVALHELTEGRSLVSAMIHGRKHFTAEELEQHPEAQQEEEIR, encoded by the coding sequence ATGGAAGATACCCCGCTGTACGGGCGCCGCGTGTGGGATCCGGTTCTCCGCATCCTCCATTGGTGGATCGCCATCGCAGTGCTGATCCAGTTCGCCTTGGGCGGCGTGATCCTGGCCGAGGATTCCCTGGGGCTCTCCGAAGGCGGGGAAGAGAGCCTGGTAACCATCCACGCCACGGTCGGCTACATCTTCGGGGCGGGCCTCCTCGCGCGCATCCTGTGGCTGTTTCTCGCCCCCGGCAGCGGCTCGTGGCGGGACGTTCTCCCACACACCGCCGCGCAGTGGGGCGCCGTAACCGCCACCGCACGGCATTACCTCCGCGGTTTCCGAGGCACCGCCCCCTTCTATCGGGCCCACAACCCCCTGGCGGGTCTGGCCTACGCCGCCTTCCTGGTGGTGGGGATCAGCCAGGTGGTCACCGGGGCCACCATGTTCACCAGCTCCGTCGAGCTCGGCGAGGCCTGGGAGGAGATCCATGAGATCGGTTTCTGGATCATCCTGGCCTTCGTGATCCTGCACCTGGCCATGGTGGCCCTGCATGAGCTGACGGAGGGCCGCTCCCTGGTCTCCGCCATGATCCACGGCCGGAAGCATTTCACCGCTGAAGAGCTCGAGCAGCACCCCGAAGCCCAGCAAGAGGAGGAGATCCGCTGA